A single region of the Triticum dicoccoides isolate Atlit2015 ecotype Zavitan chromosome 2B, WEW_v2.0, whole genome shotgun sequence genome encodes:
- the LOC119361636 gene encoding uncharacterized protein LOC119361636, whose translation MPRERINADTIEIAVGKIVPYLEDTSSTAHKAIYFDGCEGLAASAVLRAIAEHPPPSLLKKFDKIIHIDCSRWKSRRALQKTIAQELKLPRRVMDIFDGQDEEDDFRGVDETSRAEIGVIGREIHRALQEHICLVVFHNGSNNMVELTNFGIPPPQMFDVKTLWSFRGRLRLNPELRKKVDNSHLILYDVWSTYGWNYLLKDEAREIAGYTDNLGEAVEQCCLYLLSLNSQGGNILDYNWATHASSYWVCDGIIQGGHGDEAWEAAAALHQHINIEDYSSNALPSFGHELKTPPKRWIFSKESSVVHPESTSFFLAAVTSGSDPTLRLLPDDMFHQSDKLRVLKLCRCSFNFSSPPFCCCHNLRLLGLDGCKDQRAEEDEKQDRPTMEFFQSLWVLDICHTDWELDLSADIIEQMAANIREVHIKKGRIWCHSFAWRQLHNLHKLRVIEPTSPWQTGEMDELTDMVKLEFLDLTGDSTIQVLPSMSGATSLKILVLDGCVGLEHVGPEGLPPSLESFSLDARAREGHKKEAKITRISLAGCARLLNFRLCGSLPNLEDIDLSCTLVKTLDLEDQVVQARRLQKIILLGCMQLLSILWPENGMPKDTVLSIDSSVCHVQAEPHQAYATIVDIRFLQTLVLESNVDFCWKSASFHLKLCVPCSNKVEGQRNKENTATGSIGQIMGPPRPKSIIPGAYITYMDVAADNMIVDDGYNSALQFQPLGSHVEIGDGISFTRMESTRAMKATIFVMNKAESLHAHNNSFINTVIPEHMMSTENEQLLWSHLKSCHVVRCPKMHTVFNIDQGYYYFEELVNFLAADLLMTHCIWSKEITHDFQDGRSFAKLQSIHLFSCPRLTFVLQWYRLYILSSLETLHITFCGDLRQVFPVEPEILKRIATSHHEGLLVFPNLKHVYLHQLFKLQHICEAKMFAPKMETIRVRGCWGLRRLPAVGRDSRPVVDCEKDWWEKLEWDGLEAGHDPSLFEPRHSAYYKKPLPRGSVLW comes from the exons ATGCCACGAGAG AGGATTAATGCAGACACCATCGAAATAGCCGTGGGAAAGATAGTCCCTTATCTAGAGGATACAAGCAGTACTGCACACAAGGCCATCTATTTTGATGGATGTGAAGGGCTGGCTGCTTCGGCGGTGCTTAGAGCCATAGCTGAACACCCTCCACCATCTCTGTTGAAGAAATTCGACAAGATCATTCACATCGACTGCTCTAGGTGGAAAAGTAGAAGAGCACTCCAGAAGACAATCGCACAAGAACTGAAGCTTCCTCGGCGGGTAATGGATATTTTTGATGggcaagatgaagaagatgatttCAGAGGGGTAGATGAAACCTCCAGAGCTGAGATTGGAGTCATTGGGAGGGAGATTCATCGAGCCCTACAAGAACACATATGCTTAGTGGTCTTCCATAATGGCAGCAACAACATGGTTGAATTGACTAATTTTGGCATTCCTCCACCACAAATGTTCGATGTTAAGACATTATGGTCCTTTCGAGGGAGGCTTCGGCTCAACCCAGAACTTAGAAAGAAGGTGGATAATTCACATCTTATCCTTTACGATGTGTGGAGCACTTATGGGTGGAATTATTTGCTGAAAGATGAGGCTAGAGAAATTGCTGGGTACACGGATAATCTTGGTGAAGCGGTTGAACAGTGTTGCTTGTATCTGCTGTCATTAAATTCTCAAGGAGGCAATATATTGGACTACAACTGGGCCACCCATGCTTCTAGCTACTGGGTCTGTGATGGGATTATACAAGGAGGCCATGGTGACGAAGCATGGGAGGCTGCAGCTGCTCTGCATCAACACATAAATATAGAGGATTATTCGTCTAATGCACTGCCCTCTTTTGGTCATGAACTCAAGACTCCTCCTAAACGGTGGATATTTTCCAAAGAGAGCTCTGTTGTGCATCCAGAGTCAACGTCGTTTTTCCTTGCTGCAGTCACAAGTGGATCCGATCCTACATTAAGACTCTTACCCGATGACATGTTTCATCAATCGGACAAACTTCGGGTGCTCAAGTTATGCCGCTGCTCCTTCAACTTTTCTTCACCTCCTTTTTGTTGTTGCCACAACTTAAGGTTACTTGGATTAGATGGCTGCAAGGATCAGCGAGCAGAAGAAGATGAGAAGCAAGATAGACCAACAATGGAATTTTTTCAGAGCCTATGGGTACTAGACATATGCCACACAGATTGGGAGTTGGACTTGTCAGCAGACATAATAGAACAGATGGCTGCAAACATTAGGGAGGTACATATAAAGAAAGGAAGGATTTGGTGCCACAGTTTTGCATGGCGACAATTGCATAACCTTCACAAGCTTCGAGTAATTGAGCCTACAAGCCCTTGGCAGACAGGCGAAATGGATGAACTCACAGACATGGTTAAGTTGGAGTTCCTTGACTTGACTGGGGATAGTACAATTCAAGTTTTGCCAAGTATGTCAGGGGCAACTAGTCTCAAGATTTTAGTTCTTGATGGTTGTGTTGGATTGGAACATGTTGGCCCTGAAGGACTGCCACCCTCACTTGAATCCTTCAGCTTGGATGCACGTGCCAGAGAGGGTCATAAAAAGGAGGCCAAAATCACCCGTATCTCGTTGGCTGGTTGCGCAAGATTGTTGAACTTCAGATTGTGTGGATCACTTCCAAATCTTGAGGACATAGATCTATCATGCACATTGGTAAAAACACTAGACCTGGAAGATCAGGTGGTGCAGGCTCGAAGACTCCAAAAAATTATTCTATTGGGATGTATGCAGCTCCTTTCCATTCTATGGCCAGAAAATGGGATGCCAAAAGATACAGTTTTAAGTATTGATTCTTCAGTCTGCCATGTCCAAGCAGAACCTCATCAAGCATATGCTACTATAGTGGACATAAGGTTTCTTCAGACCTTGGTATTAGAGAGTAATGTTGACTTCTGTTGGAAGAGTGCAAGTTTCCATTTGAAGCTATGTGTCCCTTGTAGCAACAAAGTTGAGGGGCAAAGAAACAAGGAGAATACTGCCACTGGTAGTATTGGGCAGATAATGGGTCCTCCTCGACCAAAGTCAATAATACCCGGTGCTTACATCACGTACATGGATGTCGCTGCTGACAACATGATTGTTGATGATGGCTATAATAGTGCACTGCAGTTTCAGCCGTTGGGCTCCCATGTGGAGATTGGTGATGGAATTAGTTTCACTAGAATGGAGAGCACACGAGCAATGAAGGCTACCATCTTTGTGATGAACAAGGCGGAGTCGTTGCATGCGCACAACAATTCTTTCATTAATACTGTCATCCCTGAACATATGATGTCCACAGAAAATGAGCAACTTCTATGGAGTCATCTGAAATCTTGTCACGTGGTGAGATGCCCAAAGATGCATACGGTCTTCAATATTGATCAGGGGTATTACTACTTTGAAGAACTGGTGAACTTTTTGGCAGCAGATCTCCTGATGACCCATTGCATTTGGAGCAAAGAAATCACGCATGATTTTCAAGACGGTCGTTCCTTTGCGAAACTGCAGAGCATACACCTGTTCTCCTGCCCGAGGCTCACATTTGTCCTCCAGTGGTACAGGTTATACATCTTGAGTAGCTTGGAGACCCTCCACATCACCTTCTGTGGTGATCTAAGGCAGGTGTTCCCCGTGGAGCCAGAGATTCTGAAAAGAATAGCTACAAGCCACCATGAAGGTCTACTGGTATTCCCAAACCTGAAGCATGTCTACTTGCATCAGCTCTTCAAGCTGCAACATATATGTGAAGCCAAGATGTTTGCTCCCAAGATGGAGACCATCAGGGTCAGGGGATGCTGGGGTTTGAGGCGGCTCCCGGCTGTCGGCCGAGACAGCCGTCCAGTTGTGGACTGCGAGAAGGACTGGTGGGAAAAGCTGGAGTGGGACGGGCTAGAGGCTGGCCATGACCCTTCGCTCTTTGAGCCACGTCACTCGGCGTACTACAAGAAGCCCCTGCCTAGAGGATCAGTTCTCTGGTGA